gggccggataacggatcccatgcctgtacagattttaaaataaaaaaatatccttgcagaaaaaaatagatcAGTCCAATATATATcgtaatatataatttttttaaaattttaaaatatttttgaacagtgttaaaggggttgttcaccttcaaacaactagttgccttcagatagatcaccagaaataacgactttttccaattactttctatttcgtatgtgtgatcgtttttctaatattgaagtgtaaagtacatttttcaccttctgaagcagctctggaaggaggggtcgccgaccctctaaactgttctaaatgtatacatttagttgatacatttctaatcttagtccctgctgagcagaatctctgagtttcattacaggcagctgttagacttgatacaatagttactaatactccagagatgctgcagagaaatggatcaatttagaggcagatttatcaagggtccaatcttgaagtaaaaaatacttcgaaattcgaacatcaaattaaaatccttcagcttcaaacatcgaagtcgaaggatttttcaccgaattttgcaatcgaacgatcgaagtaaaatcgttcgatcgaacgattccaacgatatcgaacgattttacttcgatgtgtaaagacttagaaaatgattgtagaaggtccccataggctaacatagcacttcggcaggtttaatttggcaaagtattgaagtcaaagattttttaaagagacagtactccgattatcgaatattcaaactatttttacttcgaatcgaagttgaggTAAATtcgaaaaaattactttgaatttcgaatttttttacttcgaatattccctctaattcacttcgacccttgataaatctgcccctaaatattgcaaaatgatAAGTtctgagtctgcacctgaattactgagctgccagactcaaacaccagagacacgaacattcaactttacacttagattttggaaaaatggcaaaaaataaatattggaaagtaattgaaaaaagtctttatttctggggaacaatctgaaaacaactgaactgaaaaaagagtttggaaggtgaacaagccctttaaggcatggtgatcctATTACAGAAAGACTACTACAAATACGTTCAAtatgccttatatatatatatatatctatatatatatagatatatatatgtgcacacacgtgattttttaaatgtgtttcatTTAATGCTTGGAAAGatttgaatcatttttaaaaatttcattatttaaatttgtacaggtatgggatctgttattcagaaacccgttatccagaaaactccaatttacggaaagaccgtctcccatagactccattttatccaaatctacatttttaatgatttcctttttctaataataataataataataataataagacatgaagatccaaattacgaaaagatctgtcatccggaaaaactcaggtccccagcattctggataacaggtcatgtAGGTGTATTACATTAATGATGTATTTGTTATTCATATTTATTCCGTTATTACAATATTTGTTCTCTTTGATTTGAAAATTTAAGGCAAAAACCGAATATCAACATTAaattaaatgggtttttttcagttgaaaATCTCTTGATGAGATTCATACTTGTATTTGTCATGTTTTAGTCactttaaagaaatacatttgggggcagatttatcaagggttgaagtgaaaatttgaattaaaaaaatttcaaatttctagcaattttttgtgtacttcgactagggaatagtccaaatttgattcggaaaaaaatagaaaatttgaatatcgaaatttatcatgtaatgtctctttaaaaatttgacttcgaccattcaccacctaattgctgtttagcctaaaaaactacttggagtcaattggtggactttgaaaaatgtaaattgttttttttagaaaaaacttcgaatcgaattagatcgaataagatgttacttcgattcatatgatttgaatttgaacgaaaacggcctattcacccggaaaaaaacccagatttttttaacaaaattttgtttttttattcgaatttcaaagtttttttttaattttgaaatttgacccttgataaatctgccccttaatctgaaTTCAGTGTTGGTTTATGCACATAATGAACCGTGAGCCAGGCTCAATATTGAGatgaaaatgtttccaaaaataatAAAGCCTAAGGTTTTTCCCATAATAAATTTGGCCCAAgccttttaaaatgcttttttgcattagagacaaaaaggaaaaaaattgtacgatatATTTGTCATTAAATGTAGAAAATATATTTGGGATCATAATGCTCTCAAACATttctatacatgtatgggacctgttatccagaatgctcgggacctgataatggatctttccgtaatttggatcttcatacattaaggggcagatttatcaaaggtcgaatttcgaagtgaaatatactccgaaattcgaccatcgaatatcgaagtcgaagttttttataccaaatttgaccattttgcggtcgaagtaaaatcgttttcgatttcagcgatcaatcgaacgattttacttcgactacaaaaaacatagaaaaatgcattagaaggtccccataggctaacatagcacttcggcaggtttaatttggcaaactattgaagttgaagttttttttaaagagacagtacttcgattatcgaatattctaactacCTTACTATGAAACCAATTCGAAGTAAATTAGAAGTCGTAGAGGTCAAAGTATcctaaaaattacttcgaatttctaatttttttacttcgaaaattccctcgaattccccCAGATTTAACAAGGAtctaattgaaaattttaattttctttttttcacggtcaaagctgtcaaattcgactagggagttatccaaattcgcttagcgtttttttaaaaaaaataattcattaaattttcatgatttatcatactctggccctttaagaatttgaatttgaaacttgccgaattgctgtttaactcaataggagacgtcctgggatcaatttggagctgtttgcagccttcctgactgttctttttggagaaaattcaattcaaattcgattaaagTTTTCGTTTGATTTTATCATTTCAATTCTGAgttgaaatattttttgatttaatcaataaattttgattggtcgaatttctaatttctgggagtttatgggagttttaaaaaactcacatgaattcgaaattcgacccttgataaatgtgcctccccgtcaactagaaaatcatgtaaacattaaataaacccaattggctggttttgcttccattaaaggaccagtaacataaaaattttttaaaaaaattcgttagtatacaaagaaaaaaacccacaaagacaaatttaaatttgaaatcgctaagtctttattaagaaatgacttacagaaactccgcttgcgctcctcatCAGAAAAGATGACAGGGCAaagaaaaattgatgttactggtcctttaaggattaattatatatcagttggGATCAACATATTCTATAAtagccattcagattaaataaagtagtaaaagaacaaatcaaacgATGTTCTGTctgtgacagcaatcatacaaaggttatgtctgacaaatagaagtgacagtcacccatttaTATTATCTTATTGGTAGCCGACAGAATTAttctaacctgtcctatcgacTAAATGACAAATCACCATGGTAAGAAAAATGTCAGGACCGTCCGAAAAATCATACGAAGCTTTGTTTCATACGActatatctttgtgtctatggccaacttaaagagCATTTAGCAGCAGTCGATCACCAGTCATCTACTTACTGCTGGCAAAGTAGAATGCTACTGAAATTCggaagacacttaggggcatatttatcaactttTGAAAAACggcgaaattcgaattcaaaaagaccaaccgaaaataaagtcgaaggtttttttcggGCAAATAGGTCCgcttttgatcaaataggtccgtattcgcccAAGTTCGAATCGTAgtagtaatagcgcattcaatcgaagtcgaatcgaagtttttcccaaacttCGATTCgatttctaggaggtcccccataggcttaaacagcaattcggcaggttttagatggcaaatggtcgaagtcgaatttcagtacatgataaatttctaaattcaAATGACGTTTTCATTCAGAGGCCTACTGTGACTCTGTGATTctgtgttcttctgcttagggaaacaattagaaacctttctcaaatctttcctaagcagaagaacatcagagcagcctctttctttctcctgacaacttccttgactacttggtggtcagactgatcagaaactgaccagcaggtggtgctgttgtaacaaaattcattcatattaacagtacttgTATCCCTTAATAagggataataaaaataaaataaataattaatgtacattgcaaaatagtttagaatagcccccctcatcaattttttCATGCACTtattctaaaggtttacttatcctttaattttaaaagtaGGAAGTTCTTTGAAGCCACAGAAGTGTTCTAATGTCATCTGCTGCTCAGTCTAACAGTGGTCTGGTTTTGCTGAATATAGAGTAAATGAATCGTGTTAATAATGAAGATTCACTGGAGAGCAGAGAAGTTCAATTccttggtgaatttattcagagATGCatggcactacatgtttcagaccacaGGGGTCCTTCTTCTGGTGAACCAGAACTGCAACAAAACTACTCCAGAACTTCTCCAGAAGAAGGATCCCTGTTTATAAGTTACAATGACTATTTCATGATTTGCATCATCAGTCTGGGAGTCCCGTGGCTCAGTGAGAGAAAGTGCACCTAAGCAAACACCATTAGGGTAGATCGATGTGACCATTCATTACTCCgacatctttctattcactggaacaatattatcagcttgtcTAGGGGTGACAGCAGTTTAGTGTATTGTGTGTATTCCATGGTGTTCTCCAGATAAGCTGAGAGTGCAAATGATCTTGCAGGGAGCACCCATTTAATCAGGGACACAACTACCAGGGTGCGGGGGaaggggtgcaattgcacctgggcctgcacccccttggaTGCTTGTGCAAATGCACGCTGAAAACTGCATCCCCCCGGGCAGAACTGGGCCCTGGTCGTGATGGTTCCATTACTGCATTTAGTGTATCATATTTATATCTGTTTTTCCTTTCTTCCATGAACCACAAAAGCTGAGCCCTTTTCTTAGTTAGTATTTAAGAGTCACAGTTGCCAgcttgtaatatatattttgggcTGGTTTTATAGAAGCATGAATTTCATTAATGGACTACATGCCTGGAGGCATCTGGTTGAGGTTAGAACCAATGTGTAGGTCAGAAGGCAGGGTTAGAGAGAGTCTGTAGGCATCTGGGTGAGGTTAGAACCAATGTGTAGGTCAGTAGGCAGGGTTAGAGAGAGTCTGTAGGCATCTGGGTGAGGTTAGAACCAATATGTAGGTCAGTAGGCAGGGTTAGAGAGAGCCTGTAGGCATCTGGATCAGGTTAGAACCAATGTGTAGGTCAGTAGGCAGGGTTAGAGAAAGCCTTTAGGCATCTGGGTGAGGTTAGAACCAATGTGTAGGTCAGTAGGCGGGTTTAGAGAGAGCCTGTAGGCATCTGGGTGTGGTTAGAACCAACATGTGGGTCACTAGGCAGGGTTAGATAGAGCCTGTAGGCATCTGGGTGAGGTTAGAACCAATGTGTAGGTCAGTAGGCAGGGTTAGAGAGAGCCTGTAGGCATCTGGATCAGGTTAGAACCAATGTGTAGGTCAGTAGGCAGGGTTAGAGAGAGCCTGTAGGCATCTGGGTGAGGTTAGAACCAATGTGTAGGTCAGTAGGCAGGGTTAGAGAAAGCCTTTAGGCATCTGGGTGAGGTTAGAACCAATGTGTAGGTCAGTAGGCGGGTTTAGAGAGAGCCTGTAGGCATCCGGGTGTGGTTAGAACCAACATGTGGGTCACTAGGCAGGGCTAGATAGAGCCTGTAGGCATCTGGGTGAGGTTAGAACCAATGTGTAGGTCAGTAGGCAGGGTTAGAGAGCCTGTAGGCATCTGGGTGTGGTTAGAACCAACATGTGGGTCACTAGGCAGGGTTAGAGTGAGCCTGTAGGCATCTGGGTGAGTTTAGAACCAATGTGTAGGTCAGTAGGTAGGGTTAGAGAGAGCCTGTAGGCATCTGGGTGAGGTTAGAACCAATGTGTAGGTCAGTAGGCAGGGTTAAAGAAAGCCTGCAGGCAACTGGATGAGATTAGAAACAGTCTGTAGGCAATAGGGTCAGGTTAGACACAACTTGTAGGCAATTTATAGGGGTTAGAAACCACCTACAGACAACTGTGTGAGGTTTCATCCAACTTGCAGGCAAATAGGCAGGACTGGAAAGTACAGCTAACAACTGATAGAGGTTATAACCAACTTGTAGGCAACTAGGAGAGATTATAAACAACCCGCAGGCAACTGGATGAGTTTAGACACTGGTAGACTCCCAAGCCGGGTTATAATCAACAGCTAGGCAATTGGGTAAGGATCAACCTGTAAGACACCAAGTCGGGTTAGACACCTCCTGTAGGAAATTGGGGCGAAAATAACCAACCTGAGGGCCACTAAGTTGGGGTAGAAACCTGCAGACCACTGGATGAGAACAGAACCAACCTGTAGTCAGCCAGGGAGGTTAGAACGAACCTGTAGGTCACTAAGCAGGGTTCGAAATAACCTTCAGACCTCCAGGTATGAACAGAACCAACCAACCTATAGACCACTACAGGGTTAGAGACAACCTTTAGAATATTGGGGAAAGTTTGAACCATCCTGTAGGTTACAGAGTTAGAAATAGTCTGTAAGGAACTGGGTGGAAACCTGTATGCTACTTGtatctgcagccaatcagagccaatAGAAAGCTCTTTTAGCTTCACACAAATTGATAATCAGTTTCTCTTTCTCCTATTTTTAGTTGATCCTGTTTTGGAGCAATGGCCACAGGTGTGATCCGAAACGTATCAGAGTTCAAGTTCCCACCACCTTTTCACATTCCCTTTCTATATCCATCACTACAAGATGACATGGATTTTCAGGAATCATCTGAggatgaggaagaagaagaattaCTGGAGGATGAGGATATGGAGGACGAGGTTGAAGGGTTGAACCCAGCGACCCCTGTGCCAAGTGACAATATGAATAGCCAATACACCAGTGACCTTAATACTGAAATGACATTGCAACTTCTGAAGTTTTCTGAGCTAATTAGCTCTGATATTCAAAGGTACTTTGGACCAAAGACGAAGGAAGAAGACCCAGATTCATGCAACATTTACGAGGACTACAGTGGCCCACAGCTATCTGGGCAGGAGGTGTACTATCGAGACCTTGTGAAGATGGCACATGACAGGGAGGACTTATTTAACCCCCTGACCCCTCCAGGGGACATAGACCAGAAGATTTTGCAGTCAATTTGCACCAAAGAAGATCCTAAAAAACTGGGACCTCTTATGGAGTTGTTTGACTTTGGCCTTCAGAAGTACACAAGGCAGAAGGTGACAGGGAGCAaagaaggcaggcagcaaaggCTGGATAAGAAATATGCCCATATAGTTCCCATGACCAGGAGAATGCTGCCCATGTCCTTCTGGAAGGAGCCTACACCTGCTCCAGTCTGCATGCTGAACACTAACACTCCAGACTTTAGTGACCTACTGGAGAACTGGACCTCCGATGCTCACAGTGAGTTGCACAGTACCACCAGGGACTTGATCAGTGAATTCAGCAGATGAACTAGAACACTCTGTCTCAGTCCAAACTGTCACTAAACAGACAgtttagttcctttgtaaattaGCTTATTGTTAATGACAATTTGCAAGTAGTCTTTTGCTATCCGGTCAACCTATTCCTACACCTAGCAATCAGGCCATGGTGTGGAAATGGATAGAGGGGACCTGTGTAGAATGGAAAGTGATGGAAAAAGTCTCACTATAATCTAGCCTCAGATATAATCTGCTTTCTGGTTTCCAGGTTTGAAAGGTATTTCATTGGTTTCCATTACCAACCCCTATTGATATGATATACTCTGAATATGCCCATCAGCACTGCCCACTCGCACCTCATTTTAAGTGTGCCGGGTGGTGTTACTGCAGGCGAAGCACAGTTAGATATGTGGAACATGTTATAGTGTTGAGAATGCCTCAAGAATGGGCAACTGAGCAATCTTGTTGGCCTGTGATTTCAAACCTTAATTCAAAAAGGGATCAGGTTCACAGACCAAAGGTATAGGG
The Xenopus laevis strain J_2021 chromosome 9_10S, Xenopus_laevis_v10.1, whole genome shotgun sequence DNA segment above includes these coding regions:
- the LOC108703246 gene encoding protein PERCC1, with the translated sequence SCFGAMATGVIRNVSEFKFPPPFHIPFLYPSLQDDMDFQESSEDEEEEELLEDEDMEDEVEGLNPATPVPSDNMNSQYTSDLNTEMTLQLLKFSELISSDIQRYFGPKTKEEDPDSCNIYEDYSGPQLSGQEVYYRDLVKMAHDREDLFNPLTPPGDIDQKILQSICTKEDPKKLGPLMELFDFGLQKYTRQKVTGSKEGRQQRLDKKYAHIVPMTRRMLPMSFWKEPTPAPVCMLNTNTPDFSDLLENWTSDAHSELHSTTRDLISEFSR